A region from the Solibacillus sp. FSL H8-0523 genome encodes:
- a CDS encoding hydroxymethylglutaryl-CoA lyase, with amino-acid sequence MFEKVNIAEVSSRDGFQIIKQDIPTEKKISYLNQLVDCGFAQIEVSSFVHPAAVPQLKDAQEVFREIKRQNDVVYRALIPNLRGLDRAIDVGVDKVKLMLSATDAHSLHNANATTFDAMREFPTIYEKASETHIKVGGSIAVAFGCAYEGKVPIERHLKICEEYDSIGIHDISLADTTGMGNPYLIKEVITALKEAYPHFNFSLHLHNTRGMAFANAVAGYEVGIRDFDSSIGGIGGCPYLPLAAGNISTEDIVHGFEEMGIPTGVQLDKVIQIARQNQLDYPSYVNSFVMKAGTNKDLSIAPGKQVKKGNA; translated from the coding sequence ATGTTTGAAAAAGTGAATATTGCTGAAGTAAGTTCTCGTGATGGCTTTCAAATTATTAAACAGGATATCCCAACAGAGAAAAAAATAAGCTATTTAAATCAATTAGTCGATTGTGGCTTTGCTCAAATTGAGGTGAGTTCATTTGTACATCCAGCTGCAGTCCCTCAGTTAAAAGATGCCCAGGAAGTGTTTCGTGAAATTAAACGACAAAACGATGTTGTGTATCGCGCTTTAATTCCTAATTTACGCGGATTAGATCGTGCCATTGATGTTGGTGTTGATAAAGTGAAATTAATGTTATCTGCAACAGATGCTCATAGTTTACACAATGCCAATGCTACGACCTTTGACGCCATGCGTGAATTTCCAACAATCTATGAAAAAGCATCTGAAACTCATATTAAAGTAGGGGGTTCTATCGCAGTTGCATTTGGTTGTGCTTATGAAGGTAAGGTTCCGATTGAACGACATTTAAAAATTTGTGAGGAATACGATAGTATTGGCATTCATGATATTTCATTAGCTGATACAACGGGGATGGGCAATCCATACTTAATAAAGGAAGTAATCACGGCATTAAAAGAAGCTTACCCACATTTTAATTTTTCACTGCATCTGCACAATACGCGCGGAATGGCATTTGCGAATGCAGTCGCTGGTTATGAGGTAGGTATTCGAGATTTCGATAGTTCTATTGGTGGTATTGGTGGTTGCCCTTATTTACCATTAGCTGCGGGCAATATCTCTACTGAAGATATTGTACACGGTTTTGAAGAGATGGGTATACCAACTGGTGTTCAATTAGATAAAGTCATACAAATTGCTCGTCAAAATCAATTAGATTATCCTAGCTATGTAAATAGTTTTGTAATGAAAGCTGGAACAAATAAAGATTTATCTATTGCTCCAGGCAAGCAAGTAAAAAAAGGCAATGCCTGA